A window of the Pseudobacteriovorax antillogorgiicola genome harbors these coding sequences:
- the proC gene encoding pyrroline-5-carboxylate reductase → MAKALTVIGLGNMGGSMVKGLLKSPLKDQHPLKVFDLHPDIKDQFAEMETCQGVEDLSLLGKDGECLIFCVKPHDLKSLAETLRGKIDPDCLVLSILAGVRIETIQEELDFQGGVVRAMPNIAATIGEAATAMCCNANCSKDQKELAERVFQAVGEAYWTKESLMDTVTGLSGSGPAYIYMVIEALTDGGVKMGLPRSLSQNLATQTVLGAAALVKHTGQHPAILKDQVTTPAGTTISALHELEERGLRSMFVSAVEKATDRSRFLGESR, encoded by the coding sequence ATGGCAAAAGCATTAACGGTGATTGGTTTGGGAAATATGGGTGGCTCCATGGTTAAAGGGCTGCTTAAGTCACCGTTGAAAGACCAGCATCCTCTTAAGGTTTTTGATCTTCACCCGGACATCAAGGATCAGTTTGCAGAAATGGAAACTTGTCAAGGAGTTGAAGATTTAAGTCTGCTTGGAAAAGATGGTGAATGCCTGATATTTTGTGTTAAGCCCCATGACTTAAAAAGCCTAGCAGAAACCTTACGTGGCAAGATCGATCCTGATTGCCTTGTCCTTTCAATTCTTGCAGGAGTGCGAATCGAGACCATCCAGGAGGAGCTGGACTTCCAAGGTGGAGTGGTTCGGGCGATGCCAAACATCGCAGCAACAATCGGAGAAGCAGCAACGGCTATGTGCTGTAATGCTAATTGTAGCAAAGATCAGAAGGAGCTTGCTGAGCGGGTCTTTCAAGCAGTGGGAGAAGCCTACTGGACTAAAGAATCTCTGATGGATACGGTTACTGGCCTCTCTGGTAGCGGTCCTGCCTATATTTATATGGTCATTGAGGCTTTGACCGATGGTGGTGTGAAAATGGGCTTACCTCGAAGTCTATCCCAAAACCTGGCAACGCAGACAGTTCTCGGTGCGGCGGCCTTAGTCAAGCACACCGGTCAACACCCAGCGATTTTAAAGGACCAAGTGACTACTCCGGCTGGGACGACTATATCGGCTCTTCACGAGCTTGAGGAGCGAGGCTTAAGATCCATGTTTGTTTCTGCTGTGGAAAAAGCAACTGATCGTTCACGGTTTTTAGGTGAGTCGAGGTAG